A region of the Candidatus Dependentiae bacterium genome:
CGTTGATAAGCTTTTTCATAAGGGTGACAATTGGTATTGGATGCTTCATAATGGCATTTTAAATACATATTCACTAGATTTTATGCTTAGATATAAGACGTCATCGCAGTCTAAAAAGTTGCACAATCTTATTTTTAAGGTGCTAAAAATTGATGGGAAGCTTGCAGGCTTTTTAGCCTACTATCCTCACTCTAAGCACGTTTGGCAATTGTTGTTCTTGCTCGTTGATCAAGATTTTAGAAGACAAGGAATTGCAAAAAAACTATTGAAGTTTTCATTGGATGATATGGCTGCGAGAGGAGCTTTAAAGGTTGATCTCGCAACAAGAAACAACAACTTTAGGTCTCAAGGGTTATACAAGGGGTTTGGAATGAAGCAAACTGGCAGCGATGAACAGTTTGTTTTCTTTTCTTGGTATAAATAGTAGAGTATAGAAAGATTTTTTACATAGATAAATAGAATCAAGGCAAAAACATATTTTGTATGTTTGTGCTGTAGTTTTGCCAGAAATTGTTATGGTCCAAAATATTAGACGTTAAAAAGTTGAAAGGATAATAATATGAAAAAAAGTATCATGTTTTTACTGTGCTTATCTTATTTGCATGCAGCATCTTTATTTGCTTGTTCATTTGCTATAAAAGTTCCTGAAAAATTTCTTATGCAAAAAGCATCGTTGGTTATTTATATGGTTGATGAATTTGGCAATCAGTGTGCTGGAAAATGCCAACTTGATCAATATAGCGGCTCTAGAAAAATCGCTCAAAGCGAGCTAGAGATAACATCTTGTGCTGATATTGATCATTTGCCCAACGCTATCGACTTGATGGTATCAATCAGCCAAGCAGATCAAGCGGTTATTCTTAACTTTGAATTTGATAAATCTATGGCTGTTCTTCGTATTTTAGTAATTAAAGATACGCTTCTTGAAGAAAATCCATTTGATATAATATCTTTTCCGGTCGGTCAACATTCCTCTGTAGACAATGCAGATGAGTTTGATGAGTTTTCCAATCTTGTTGATAATGTTGATATGACCATGGTAGAAACTTCTATGAAAAAAAGTAAAAATAGTCGGTCGCTATTTCAGCAATATATTACATATGCAGAAATTTTTGCCCTTGTTCAGTATGGCAAAGCAAAGCGCGCTGCAAGCAATGTAGCATCATGGCTTAATTCTTCTGGAAATTAATAAACAATGTTAAATAAAGATCATGGCCAAAAACATATATTTTCATTTTTTTGTCCAAGCATAATTCAATCTTCTTGGTCTTCTGGTTCAATAATCTGGCTACAAGATGAAGACTTGGTGCATCGGCTTATCAAGGTTGTAAAGGTTGAAAAAGATGATGAATTTGTGTTGTTTGATAAAGAACGCAATGTTTTTATCAAAGTTCTTTCAGTGTTGAAAAAAGAAATTCAAGCTCAAGTGCTTTCTTTGCAAGACAATGTTTTGTTGCAGCCAAAAATTACTTTTTTATTGCCACTTTTAAAAAAAGAGGCTCTTGAGCAGGCGGTGTATTCCTTGACCGAAATAGGTGTAAGTGAAATTCGCTTAGTGGTAACTGCAAAATCAAGACAATCGTTGATGTCACCAAAAGAATATCAACGCCTTTGCGGAATTGTCGTTGCTGCAGCAGAGCAATCAAAAAATTATAATTTCTCTGAGCTGTTCGAGCCTGAGACCCTATCAAACACTGTTATTGATAAATTATTGCCATCTTGCAAAATTGTTTTTGATGCTGCAGGAGAGTCGTTTTTTGAAATAAAAAAAGATATAACAAGAAATCAAAGCGTTACTCTTTTTGTTGGTCCAGAGGGCGGCCTTCTTGAAAAAGAGCTTTCCTTTTTAAGTTCTGAAAAGTTTCAAAAATGTGCTTTAACACAAACAACGCTTCGAGCTGTTCAGGCTGTTGCTGTAAGCGCTGCCTTATTTCGATTGTCATAGAAAATAAATTATTGCTTAGCTGGTGTTTCTTGCGCGGGTAAAGATACAGGATCTATATTTATGAGATTAAGGTCTTGTAGCATTTGATCTGTAGCTGCAAATGATTCACCCGGATATTGTTCCATAAATTGATTGATTGCCTCTTGTAAGGTATTGCAATTTTGATACAGGTGAAACTCTCCTTGGCTGTCAATAATTATTTGCGCTGGTTTTTCAT
Encoded here:
- a CDS encoding RsmE family RNA methyltransferase → MLNKDHGQKHIFSFFCPSIIQSSWSSGSIIWLQDEDLVHRLIKVVKVEKDDEFVLFDKERNVFIKVLSVLKKEIQAQVLSLQDNVLLQPKITFLLPLLKKEALEQAVYSLTEIGVSEIRLVVTAKSRQSLMSPKEYQRLCGIVVAAAEQSKNYNFSELFEPETLSNTVIDKLLPSCKIVFDAAGESFFEIKKDITRNQSVTLFVGPEGGLLEKELSFLSSEKFQKCALTQTTLRAVQAVAVSAALFRLS
- a CDS encoding GNAT family N-acetyltransferase — encoded protein: MKRVKNIKLIGLCMLAALFMSAGIFFWNKNNSRPASSFDIQDFDFDRDSASVDKLFHKGDNWYWMLHNGILNTYSLDFMLRYKTSSQSKKLHNLIFKVLKIDGKLAGFLAYYPHSKHVWQLLFLLVDQDFRRQGIAKKLLKFSLDDMAARGALKVDLATRNNNFRSQGLYKGFGMKQTGSDEQFVFFSWYK